CCGCGTCTGTCACAACCGCACGGTGTCCCCGAGGGGAAGAGTGACGAAAGTGGGGGGGCGTCTCTGCTGGGAGTCATCAGCTACACCCGCCCTCCTCTTCGGCGCAAACTTGGTCTCTGACTCTACGATGACACCTCGTGTgctatctttaataataataatattggtatttgttaagcgcttactatgtgcagagcaccgttctaagcgctgggggagatacagggtcatcaggtcgtcccacgtgaggctcacagtcttcatccccattttacagatgaggtcactgaggcccagagaagtgaagtgactcgcccacagtcacacagctgacaagtggcagagctgggagtcgaacccatgacctctgactccgaagcccaggctctttccacggagccacgctgcttctcaactgctgcTATGCTCTGGGCTCCCCGGAAATTACTGTCCCCTCGGCtcggccccgtggaaagagcacggacctgggggcccagaggacctgggttcgaatcccagctccaccactgacctacggtgtgatcttggaccagttacttagtttctctgtgcctcagttccctcatctgcaaaatggggattcaacacccgttcctcctcctacttagactgtgagctccatgtgggaccccaTTTttattctgtggtatttgttaagcgctttctgggtgccagcactgtactaagctaatcagtccgtgtcctacatggggctcgcggtctcaatccccactcaccacatgaggtaatggaggcaccgagaagtgacttgcccaaggtcacgcaggagataAGTGGCGACGTCTAGCCTGGGcgagagcccgggattgggactgggttccaatcctgcctccgccacatatctgctgcgtgactttgggcaagtcacttcactgggcctcagttccctcatccgtaaaatggggatgaagactgtgagccccacgggggacaacctgattaccctggatctactccagcatttaaaacagcgcACACAGCAaggggcttaacaaagaccatcattattattctattatattctctgtgcctcagttccctcaccgataaaatggggattgagatcgggagccccacgtagggcagggactgtggccaacccgatttgccgggatccaccccggcgtttaatacagtgctcggttgtgagtccgaggtcatgggttccattcccggctctgccacttgtctgctctgtgcctttgggcaagtcacttgatttctctgtgtctcagttccctcatctgtaaaatggggatcaagactgagccccacgtggacaacctgatcacctcgtctctccctcagcccttagaacagtgcttggcacgtggtaagcgcttaacaaataccatcattattattattgagcgcttaacaaataccatcattattattattgagcgcttaacaaataccaaaactgtgagcctgtgaggccgttattgagcagggattgtctctatctgttgcccagttgtccgttccaagtgctcagtccagtgctctgcacctagtcagcactcaataaatccaattgaatgaatgaatgatgatgcacctagtcggcactcaataagcgcgattgaatgaatgaatgaatgatgatgcacctagccagcgctcaataaacacgactgaatgagtgaatgatgcacctagccagcgctcaataaaggcgattgaatgatgcacctagtcagcgctcaataaatccgattgaatgaatgaatgacgatgcacctagccagcgctcaataaacacgattgagtgaatgaatgatgcaccaagtcagccctcaataaaggcgactgaatgaatgaatgaatgatgcatctagccagtgctcaataaaggcaattgaatgaattgaatgaatgaatgacaatgcacccagccagcgctcaataaaggcgattgaatcaatgaatgaatgcgatgcacctagccagcgctcaataagggcgactgaatgaatgaatgatgatgcacctagtcagcgctcaataaatctgattgaatgaatgaatgacgatgcacctagccagtgctcaataaaggcgacagaatgaatgatgatgcacctagccagcgctcaataaaggtgattgaattaattgaatgaataaatgaatgaatgacgatacacctagccagtgctcaataaacacgaatgaatgaatgatgcacctagtcagtgctcaataaatccgattgaatgaatgaatgaatgacgatgcacctagtcagtgctcaataaaggcaactgaatgaatgaatgaagcacctagtcagcgcttaataaaggcgtttgaatgaatgaatgacaatgcacctagccagtgctcaataaaggcgattgaatcaatgaatgaatgaatgatgatgcacctagtcagtgcttaataaatccgattgaatgaatgaatgacgatgcacctagccagtgctcaataaaggcgacAGAATGAATGACGATGCACCTAGTCGGCGCTCAATGAAGGCGATtgaaaacgctctgggcctgcctctccccttcttcaaaacctccagtggttgcccatcaacctctgcacaaaacagaaacttctcactctaggcttcgaggctctccatcacctcgccccttcctacctctcctcccttctttctcctgcccacctcctcaccgttctcgcctatcccgtcgacgacccccgggccacgtcctcccgcggtcccggaacgtcctccctcctcacctccgccaaactcattctcttcccctcttcaaaaccctacttacagctcacctcctccaggaggccttcccagactgagctcccctttgccctctgctccctctacgcccccttcacctctccgcagctaaatcctcttctcccccctttccctctgctcctccccctctcccctcagcactgtactcgtccgctcaactgtatatatcttcatcaccctatttattttgttaatgagatgtacatccccttgattctatttgctattgttttaatgagacgttcatccccttgattctatttagtgccattgttcttgtccgtctcccccgattagactgtaagcccgtcaaaggggagggattgtctctacctgttgccgatctgtccattccaagcgctgctttgggaagcagcgtggctcagtggaaagagcccggcctttggagtcagaggtcatgggttcgaatcccggctctgccacttgtcatctgtgtgactgtgggcaagtcacttcacttctctgggcctcagttccctcatctgtcaaatggggatgaacactgtgagccccacgtgggacaacctgattcccctgtgtctaccccagcgcttagaacagtgctctgcacatagtaagcgctgaacaaataccaacatatatatatatatacatattagtccagtgctctgcacatagtcagcgctcaataaatactattgaatgaatgaatgaggagcgcGGGGGCATCTGGGAGACGGgcgaaaatactattgaatgaatgaatgaatgaggagcgcAGGGGCGTCTGGGAGACGGgcgaaaatactattgaatggatgaatgaggagCGCGGGGGCGTCTGGGAGACGGgcgaaaatactattgaatgaatgaatgaggagcgcGGGGGCGTCTGGGAGACGGgcgaaaatactattgaatgaatgaatgaggagcgcGGGGGCGTCTGGGAGACGGGCGGCGGCGcgtgcgggccccgcccccccccccccgccccccagggccgCCGTGCGCCTGCGCGGGTCGCGCGCCcctggggccgggcgggagggggggagcgaGAGGAGCGGGAAGAGAGGGCGGCCGCGGGGCAGTGTGGGAAGGCGGCGGGCGCgtggagcggcggcggcggcggcgctaaATCCTCCCGGCCGCTCACAGCACTGTGgagccccggccctcctccccggccgcggaggcccgcccgccgccccctccccctccgcggccgggctgggggccccgcgccgccgccccgcctcccctccccgaggcggcggcggggagggggcgacgaTGCCGAACTTCTGCGCCGCCCCCAACTGCACTCGCAAGAGCACGCAGTCCGACCTGGCCTTCTTCAGGTTCCCGCGGGACCCGGCCCGgtaagcggcggcggcggcggcggctgaggaggccgcgcgcatgcgcgcgcgcgGCGGTTGGCCGCGGGGGatcatgggggggcgggggggagggggagccgggggccagTGCGCATGCGCCGACCCGgcatctccttccccccccccaggacgACCCGGCACCACGTGCTCCAGCCGCAGATCGGCCTCTCTggcatttattttatatatatatattttccacaGAGAAATAAATCATCAATAGAGTGATCAGAAACACCGCTCTAACTGCGTCATAAATCACTGATCCTCTTGATGAGCTAGAATGGGGTTATCGATGTCACACTCTCCTTTCTCAAGGCTTCGTCCCACGGGGTCCAGCTGCAGATTGGCCTCTGTGACGTttattatatatgatatatataatatatataatatatataaataatatattatatattttgtatatattatataattatattataactatatattatatattatatattgtatatattatataatatataataatatatattatttatgatatATAAATACATCTGTATATATATGATAAATAAATGCATCTTCATTTAATAAGTTATTGTATTATATAGAATGGGGTTATTGATGCCACTCTCTTTTCTCAAGGGCTCATCCCACGGGGTCTAGCTGCAGATTGGCCTCTGTGACGTTTATTATATatgatataatatatataatatataaataatgtatattattatatattatataataatatattattgtagttatatatattatataatatataataatgtataTTATTTATGATATATAAATACATCTGTATATATATGATAAATAAATGCATCTTCATTTAATAAGTTATTGTATTATATAGAATGGGGTTATTGATGCCACTCTCTTTTCTCAAGGGCTCATCCCACGGGGTCTAGCTGCAGATTGGCCTCTGTAGCGTTtattatatatgatatattaATAAATGTCAATATAATAAATACATCTTTATTTAATAAGTAAATTATTGTATCATATAGAATGGGGTTATTGAGGTCACTCTCTTTTCTCAAGGGTTCATCCCACGGGGTCTAGCTGCAGATTGGCCTCTGTATCGTTTATTGTTTATATTATATgtcatatataaataaatcatcaaTATAGTGATGATAAGTACATCTTCATTTAATAAGTAAATTATTGTATTATATAGAATGTGGTTGTTAATGTCACTCTCCTTTCTCAATGGTTCATCCCACGGGGTCCAGCCGCAGATTGGCCTCTGTAGCGTTTATTATTTATATTCTATATtatgtataaataaatatcaatatAATGATAAATACATCTTCACTTAATGAGTAAGATATTGTATTATATAGAATATGGTTATTAATGTCACTCTCTTTTCTCAATGGTTCATCCCACGGGGACCAGCTGCAGATTGGCCTCTATCATTTATTATATATATTCTACATATCAATAAATCACCAATATAATGACAATAAATACATCTTTCACTAtttaataagtaaattatggtatttactatgtagaATATGGTTATTAATGTCACTCTAGTTTCTCAATGATTCATCTCACGTGGTCCAGCTGCAGATTGGCCTCTATCATTTATTATATAGATATATTCTACATATAAACAAatcaatataatgataataaatacatCTTTAACTATTTAATaagtaaattgtggtatttactatatAGAATATGGTTATTAATGTCACTGTAGTTTCTCAGTGATTCATCTCACGTGGTCCAGCTGCAGATtggcctctttcattcaatatatatatatatatatatactacatataaataaatcaccaatataatgataataaatacatCTTTAACTAtttaataagtaaattatggtatttactatatAGAATATGGTTATTAATGTCACTCTAGTTTCTCAGTGATTCATCCCACGGGGTCCAGCTGCAGATTGGCCTCTGTATCATTtatttcatatatacatatatattctacatataaataaatatcaatataatgataataaatacatCTTCACTTAATAAGCAAATTACTGTATTATATAGAATATGGTTATTAATGTCACTCTCTTTTCTCAATGATTCATCCCATGGGGTCCAGCTGCAGATTGGCCTCTATATCATTtattatatatatcatatataaataaatcattaacAGAATAATAGTAAATTTGCCTTAATTTATTAAATGGCCTGTAACCatccaataaataaattattatattACATATGACATTGTTATTAATATCACTCTATTTTCTCAATTATTCATTCCACGTGCTCCAACTGTAGTTTTGCCTACATCGCTTATGATatattttatataaataaatcattcataaaatgataaaaatacaTATTTAACAAGTGAATTATTATATTTACTAAATAATGTTATTAATATcactctattttcttaatgattcaTTCCATGTGCCCCAGCTGCAGATTTgcctatatatcatttattatatattatataaacaaatcattaataaagatGCACGTCCTATTTAATAAAGAAATTATCATACTTGTTATATATAATATTGTTTATATCACTGTATTTTCTTAATGATTCATTCCACGTGCTCCAGCTGCAGATTTGCCTACATCACATATAttttatatacatacataattactaaaataataaaaatacatcTTCAACTAataaattattgtatttattatatgTAATGTTGTTATTAATATCACTGTATTTTCTTCATGATTCATTCCATGTGCTCCAGCTGCAGATTtgcctatattatttattatacattatatataaaTTGTTGATAAAACgataatataaatatttatttaatgaataaataaattttcaTATTTGTTATACATTGTTAATATCACTCTATTTTCCTTAATGATTCATTCCACATGCTCCAGCTGCAGATTTGCGTATATTACTTATCACTCTTTTTcttaatttttcattcattcactaggatttactgagcgctttatttattgagcacttagcccCGAGCCCTATATTTCCCGagcattcaagagaagcagcgtggctcagtggaaagagcccgggcttgggagtcagaggtcttggggtctaatcccggctccgccacctgtcagctgggtgactttgggcaagtcatctcacttctctggtcctcagtgacctcatctgtcaaatggggatgaagactgatcatcccacgggggacagcctgatcaccttgtatctaccccagtgcttagaacaggctctgcacatagtaagcacttcagatataccaacattagtagtagtacagtgctctgcacatagtaagcgctcaataaatactatcgaatgaatgaatgagcacttactataagcagagcactggactaagcgcttggaacgatgTGTACAGATCTGcgattctacttatcttggtggtattgatgcccggccacttaataatcacaataataataatggcatttgttaagcgcttccttaagggcgtagcactgttctaagcgcgggggaggatacaaggtgatcaggttgtcccccgtggggctcccggtcttcatccccatttgacagatgaggtcactgaggcccagtgaagcgacttgcctaaagtcacccagctgacaagcggcagagcggggaccagaacccacgacctctgactcccaagcccgggctctttccactgagccgcgctgcttctcaatatattatttatcactattttattaatgataaaggGGTGGACCGGGCCTTGGCGTCCCTGAGCCCCCCGTGTTCCTCGGGGTGAGGCCCCCAAGAATCCCGAGCCAGCCGGCAAGAAGCCGTAGCCTTTCGGGGCTGCCCTCTCCACGCCTTGCGGCTGGGGGACCCCATTTTTGAACTGTCAAGCCACTGCCGAACCTCCCCGTGTTCCCTCGTAACGACGTCTCCTCATAACGCCATGCCTCTCCCCGTACCCGTTTGAGCGGAGGCCTCAGGATGGCCGCCGTTCAGGTAGCTCACTGGGAAACCCGGTACGGCTTCTAGCCGGGCCCGGTCGAGCCTCCGCTCCGGATCCCGGACCCCGTCCCAAGCCGGAGTGCGAGGCCCAAGGATTTGTCTATGTTTTTTatgaccctgtttattttgtgaatgaagtCTCCAttccctcgattctctttatcgtgattatgtcgtcttgctttcgtccgtctgtctccccccgattagaccgtgagcccgtcatcgggcagggattgtctgtctccgttgccgaattggacattccaggagcttagtccagtgctctgcacagagtaagcgctcaataaatgctattgaatgaatgaacctgggaaATTTGGCCTTGGTCTGCAGGTGCCAAAAGTGGGTGGAGAACTGTCGGCGGGCAGACTTGGAGGACAAGACCCCTGACCAGCTGAATAAGCACTACCggctctgcgccaagcactttgAGGCCTCTATGATCTGCAGGAGTGTGAGTGGCCGGGGGCTTCTTCCCCTGCTCGGTTCGCGGGGGACCTCGGGGGGCTCGACTTCGGGGACCCGCTACCCTTCGGTCAGGAACCGTAGGTGCGAAATTCCCCGGAGACTCGCTTAGAGCCTACCGAGCTCAGCTGGCCCGGCCTCttctgataagcagcgtggctcagtggaaagagcccgggtttgggggtcgtgggttcaaatcccggctccgccacttaccagctgtgtgactttgggcaagcctcttaacttctctgtgcctcagttacctcatctgtaaaatggggattaaaacagcgagccccacgtgggacaacctgatcaccttgtatccccccggcgcttagaacagtgcttcgcacgtagtaagcgcttaacaaagatcaccATTTCTTATTTATTTCTGAGTGAATCTAGGAATCGGGGTGGGGCCGGCCCGTGGAACGGGGCATTAGTCTGGTTGGGTTTGGGTAGAGGGCAGTGACACCCAGTCCTGCCTAACCAGGATCCCCCAGAGTTATGGCTTCGGGGTCAAACTCGGCAGGGCTGGGGTGGCCCTCGTTCTCGGCCCCGGGAGTCCTCCAGATCTGGTAGAGAGCGAGCTTGGCTTCGGGGGGCGGTCAGAAGGCACCCACTGTTGAGTCCTGCCCCGGTCTGGGCCTGGTCCGGCCCAGGCACGGCAGGGACCGACCGGCCCGGCCCCCTTTCTGCCGCTAGTCACCAAAAGTGTCCGTCCACACTCCTCCCGGCTGCCTCCTGAGACTCGGACTGGCCCTCTAGAGATAGTCGAAGGGGGACCGAGCTCCGCAGCGGGTAGGGGTGCTCGGCCGAGGCTCCCGGAGCCCGTCCCccgtgcagtacaacagagtaggtagacacgctccctgcccgcagcgagcttacagtctaaagagggagacggacattaatagaaattaagtaAATTACGGAGAGGGACGTAGGTgccgcggggccgagggcggggtgaataaagggtgcgggTCTCTGGGGCTGCCGTGTCGCCGGGAGGCTGAACggccttttttccccttcagagCCCCTACAGGACGATTCTTCGAGATAACGCAGTTCCAACGATATTCGACCTCACCAGCCACCTGAACAACCCTCACAGCAGGCACAGGAAGCGAATAAAGGAACTGGTAcgttcccatttcctcttcttccccctccccttcccgagCGCCGTGAGCgctgggccgggcggggccgaccGACCCGATGCTAAGCCCTTTCTTTACCTCGGCTCCGACGGTGCGGACCCACCCGGACGGAGCCAGCTGTGGGAAGGCGGCTTCGGGAGACACTGTCTCCTAAGCCTGCCGGACCCTGCTCCCGCCTGTCCCATCCTGAGGGGACCCGGCCCCGTTCCCCTTCCCTGGGATGAGCAGGCAGAAAGGCTCAGATCGCTCTGCGGCCGAAACGGGTTTTCCCAGGAAATATCAAGGTGGACCCCGTAGGGCCGGCGGGTTTTGTTCCGCTAACTCTGGGGGGGGGATCTAGGGGCAGAGAAGCGGTTCTCTGTAGGGCAGCTCGGAGACAGGGCCTGCCCACCGCACGATCTTTCTGTTGGAAGCGTTTGACCTGGGGCCGGTGGCTCCTGTGTATGTGCAGGGGGTACGGGCACCCCCCGCGCGGTGGACCTTGGCCACTCTCGAGAGTTCAGCCGGTGGCCGGCCAAGGCTCCTCGGCCCTTGCCAGGCCGGCCAGGATCTCCCAGGGAGAGTGCTCTCCCGAGACCAGCTCGCCCGGGCCTCTCTGCCTGCGCTCTTCCCCTGCCGACCCCGAGATGTGAGCGGGGCTGGGACGTCGTGGATCTCTAAGCGTCAACGGTAttggagcatttactgggtgcagcgcactgtcccgaacgcttgggagagtacagtacgaacgAGGCgttggacacgattcctgcccttaaggagcgtACCGTCCAGAGGGAGGAGCTTTCTGACTTTGGGCCCCAGCGCCTGGTGCGCCTGTGAATTtagcggggggaggagagggggtcctCACCCGAGCCCCGCCGGGCCGGAGGGGATGAGGCGGGAAGCCGTGGGGGGCCCCGGCCACTGTGGTTGGTGGCGGGGACCGGGCGGGTCCAGGGGAGCGAGAGGCAGGAGGACCGCGGGAGAGGCCGGTGAGGTGAGGTcgggccctccccgcccggggcccggagTCCCCCCTCGCCGGGAGGGTGGGTTAgccggtggggaggaggggcgggcccGCGCTCCCGGGGGTTAACCAGATCTCTCGGTTGCCTTCAGAGCGAAGATGAAATCCGATccctgaaggagaggaaaagtaaGTGGCCGCTCTTTTTGCCTAATTTTCCGCTGGCCGAGTGGCCTGTCGGGGGCCGCCCCGAcgcctgagccctcctttcctcttgtctccccctcccagcgGACGAAGCCCACCCCGAGCAGGAGCCGGCCCACCCCGAAACGAACCACAGCGGCGCCTCGGCCGCCGggccggagggcggcggggcggggcggcggccgccGGCGGAGGAGCCCGCGCCCCTGacgcaggaggagcaggagaacaaGGACTACCTGAAGTCCCTGTTCGAGATCCTCATCCTCATGGGGCGGCAGAACATCCCCCTGGACGGCCCCGAGGCGGACGAGGTCCCCGAGGGCCTCTTCGCCCCCGACAACTTCCAGGCCCTGCTGGAGTGCCGCATCAACGCCGGGGACGAGGTCCTGCGCCGGCGCTTCGAGGCCACGGCGGTGAACGCGCTCTTCTGCTCGCGGGCCCAGCAGCGACAGATGCTGGAGATCTGCGAGAGCTGCGTGCGCGAGGAGACCCTGCGGGAGGTCCGCGACGCCCACTTCTTCTCCCTGGTGACGGACGAGGCGGTGGAGGTGGCGGGCGAGGAGCAGCTGCCCGTGCTCGTGCGCTTCGTCGACGAGGCCCACAACCTGCGCGAGGAGTTCCTGGGCTTCCTGCCCTACGAGGCGGACGCCGAGCTGCTGGCCGTCCAGTTCCACGCCACGGTCACGGAGAAGTGGGGGTTGAACATGGAGTACTGCCGGGGCCAGGCCTACGCCGTGTCCGGCGGGCTCTCGGCCAAGATGAAGCTGGTGGCCACCCGGCTCCTGGAGAAGTACCCGCAGGCGGTGTGCACCCTCTGCTCCGCCTGGGCCCTGAACGTGTGGCTGGCCAAGTCGGTGCCCGTGGCGGGCGTGGCCGTGGCCCTGGGGACCATGGAAGAGGTGTGCGCCTTCTTCCGCCAGGCGCCCCCGCTGCTGCTGGAGCTGGACGGGGTCATCGCGGTGCTCTTCCAGAGCAGCGAGGAGAAGGGCCGCCAGCTGCGGGAGCTGTGCCGCTCGCGGTGGACCGGCCGGCACGACGCCTTCGAGGTGGCCGTGGACCTGCTGCAGGCCTACGTGCTCTGCCTGGACGGGAtcgccgggggaggggacgggggagagggcggCGAGGGCCCCGCCCGGCGGAGCGGCGCCGTGATCGGCCGGGCCGTCCTGCTGGCCGGCGCCCTGGCGGACTTCGACTTCATCGTCACCGTGGTGGTCCTGAAGAACGTCCTGTCCTTCACCCGGGCCTTCGGGAAGAACCTGCAGGGCCAGACGGCGGACGTCTTCTTCGCCGCCAGCAGCCTGACGGCGGTCCTGCACTCCCTGAACGAGGTCCTGGAGAACATCGAGGTGTACCACGAGTTCTGGTTCGAGGAGGCCACGGCCCTGGCGGCCAAGCTGGCCGTCCCCCTCGGGCTGCCCGGGCGCTGCGGCAGGGCCCGGCGGGGCCGCCCCGAGGCGGAGTTGACGCCCGAGAGCTTCTACAAGGAGGCCCTGAGCCTGCCCACCGTGGAGCACGTGGTGCAGGAGCTCAAGGACGTCTTCTCCGAGCGCCACCTGCGGGCCCTCAAGTGCCTGTCCCTGGTGCCCTCGGTCATGGGGCAGCTCAAGTTCAACACGGCGGAGGAGCAGCACGCGGACCTGTACCGCGGCGACCTGCCCAACCCCGACACGCTGGCGGCCGAGCTGCACTGCTGGAGGATCAAGTGGAAGCACCGCGGCAAGGACATCGAGCTCCCGGGCACCGTGCGCGACGCCCTCCACCTGCCCGACATCAAGTTCTTCCCCAACGTCTACGCGCTGCTCAAGGTCCTGTGCATCCTCCCGCTCATGAGGGTGGAGCCCGAGCGGGGCGCCGGCGGGCGGAGGCGGCTCCGGGCCTACCTCCGCCACACCCTGACGGCCCAGCGCTG
This sequence is a window from Ornithorhynchus anatinus isolate Pmale09 chromosome 20, mOrnAna1.pri.v4, whole genome shotgun sequence. Protein-coding genes within it:
- the THAP12 gene encoding 52 kDa repressor of the inhibitor of the protein kinase; its protein translation is MPNFCAAPNCTRKSTQSDLAFFRFPRDPARCQKWVENCRRADLEDKTPDQLNKHYRLCAKHFEASMICRSSPYRTILRDNAVPTIFDLTSHLNNPHSRHRKRIKELSEDEIRSLKERKTDEAHPEQEPAHPETNHSGASAAGPEGGGAGRRPPAEEPAPLTQEEQENKDYLKSLFEILILMGRQNIPLDGPEADEVPEGLFAPDNFQALLECRINAGDEVLRRRFEATAVNALFCSRAQQRQMLEICESCVREETLREVRDAHFFSLVTDEAVEVAGEEQLPVLVRFVDEAHNLREEFLGFLPYEADAELLAVQFHATVTEKWGLNMEYCRGQAYAVSGGLSAKMKLVATRLLEKYPQAVCTLCSAWALNVWLAKSVPVAGVAVALGTMEEVCAFFRQAPPLLLELDGVIAVLFQSSEEKGRQLRELCRSRWTGRHDAFEVAVDLLQAYVLCLDGIAGGGDGGEGGEGPARRSGAVIGRAVLLAGALADFDFIVTVVVLKNVLSFTRAFGKNLQGQTADVFFAASSLTAVLHSLNEVLENIEVYHEFWFEEATALAAKLAVPLGLPGRCGRARRGRPEAELTPESFYKEALSLPTVEHVVQELKDVFSERHLRALKCLSLVPSVMGQLKFNTAEEQHADLYRGDLPNPDTLAAELHCWRIKWKHRGKDIELPGTVRDALHLPDIKFFPNVYALLKVLCILPLMRVEPERGAGGRRRLRAYLRHTLTAQRCGSMALLNINLDIKHDLDLMVDTYIKLYPAKAEGSEGPEGLLPPADPQPPERA